One Oceanithermus desulfurans DNA segment encodes these proteins:
- a CDS encoding type IV pilus modification PilV family protein produces the protein MKNTKGLSLVEILISLAIIGVVIVAVAGSMASNLRVSSSTNEQSLAMEYVNGALEQYRIYWKSAANYNAAATPPRLSDLNRMLPSGFTATIRADNLSLNGGAATTSPPPMRKITITVTRNGRTLARGATLIGNPN, from the coding sequence GTGAAAAACACAAAAGGTCTGTCGTTGGTCGAGATCCTGATCTCGCTGGCGATCATCGGCGTGGTGATCGTCGCGGTCGCCGGAAGCATGGCCAGCAACCTGCGGGTGAGCTCGAGCACCAACGAACAAAGCCTGGCCATGGAGTACGTGAACGGCGCGCTCGAGCAGTACCGCATCTACTGGAAGAGCGCCGCGAACTACAACGCCGCCGCGACCCCGCCGCGGCTTTCCGACCTCAACCGCATGCTGCCCTCCGGCTTCACGGCCACGATCCGCGCCGACAACCTCAGCCTCAACGGCGGCGCCGCCACCACCAGCCCGCCCCCCATGCGCAAGATCACGATCACGGTCACCCGCAACGGGCGTACCCTGGCCCGCGGCGCCACCCTGATCGGCAACCCCAACTAA
- a CDS encoding thiamine pyrophosphate-dependent enzyme → MELKLADYKSDLAPDWCPGCGDYGILSALQTALYKLGIEPSRAVMVSGIGCSAKTVHYAASYGIHTLHGRPLPVAQGVKLAHPELTVIAMAGDGDGMGIGAGHFVGAGRRNPDLLYLIFNNEVYGMTKGQASPTLELGAQPKSLARPNIQSKVNPLMLAFAAGFTFIARGYAYDVKNLARLIQRGLEHRGLAMIDVLQPCPTYNNLHTREWFAPRVYDVNAEGYDPRVPRQMSDEERSERMARFTLKATEWGERIPTGVFWQAELPSFEERLGGFLPGYPRTAPATRGPGGEAERARALMRGHRVAE, encoded by the coding sequence ATGGAGCTCAAACTCGCGGACTACAAGTCGGACCTGGCCCCGGACTGGTGCCCGGGCTGCGGCGACTACGGCATCCTCAGCGCCCTGCAGACGGCGCTTTACAAGCTGGGCATCGAGCCCAGCCGCGCGGTGATGGTGAGCGGCATCGGCTGCTCGGCTAAGACGGTGCACTACGCCGCCAGCTACGGCATCCACACCCTGCACGGCCGGCCGCTGCCGGTGGCCCAGGGGGTCAAGCTGGCCCACCCCGAGCTGACGGTGATTGCCATGGCCGGCGACGGCGACGGCATGGGCATCGGCGCCGGCCACTTCGTGGGGGCCGGCCGGCGCAACCCCGACCTGCTCTACCTGATCTTCAACAACGAGGTCTACGGGATGACCAAGGGGCAGGCCTCGCCGACGCTCGAGCTGGGGGCCCAGCCCAAGAGCCTGGCCCGGCCCAACATCCAGAGCAAGGTCAACCCGCTGATGCTGGCCTTCGCCGCGGGCTTCACCTTCATCGCCCGCGGCTACGCCTACGACGTGAAGAACCTGGCGCGGCTGATCCAGCGGGGCCTCGAACACCGGGGGCTGGCGATGATCGACGTCCTGCAGCCCTGCCCCACCTACAACAACCTGCACACCCGCGAGTGGTTCGCGCCGCGCGTCTACGACGTCAACGCCGAGGGCTACGACCCGCGCGTCCCCCGGCAGATGAGCGACGAGGAGCGCTCGGAGCGCATGGCCCGTTTCACCCTGAAGGCGACCGAATGGGGCGAGCGCATCCCCACCGGGGTCTTCTGGCAGGCCGAGCTGCCCAGCTTCGAAGAGCGCCTGGGCGGCTTCCTGCCCGGTTACCCAAGGACCGCGCCGGCCACCCGGGGCCCGGGGGGCGAGGCCGAACGCGCGCGCGCCTTGATGCGCGGCCACCGCGTGGCAGAATAA
- the aroA gene encoding 3-phosphoshikimate 1-carboxyvinyltransferase, which yields MSEADLEARSPWSAYTGVAAVRLAPPAGPVRAELAVPGSKSVTNRAIVLAGLAEGVSELSGILKSDDAWWALAALRTLGLEVEVAGETARIRGGGGRWPVREAEVYVGAAGTLGRFLPPALAVAPEGRWRVRASRRMSQRPIAPLVDALRALGGQVDYAGEEGRFPLVVHGSGLAGGEVTIPGHVSSQFTSGVLLAAPYARGPVTVRVAGGMVQPAYVQITLAMMRAFGAEAEADAGLSAIHVRPGRYRGQALELEADASSAAYFFALAAASGGEVTVTNIGSATLQPDLGFVYVLERMGARVEVAPTRTTVCGPQKLRGGFEVSLKAMSDQTPTLAALAVLADAPVTITEVAHVRHHESDRIAVMARELGRLGLRTEEREDGLTVWPGRPRPARLDPHDDHRIAMALSLLALAAPGLEIANPGTTSKTFPRYWDYLERLGFHVEAL from the coding sequence ATGAGCGAGGCCGACCTGGAAGCCCGCAGCCCCTGGAGCGCCTACACCGGCGTGGCCGCGGTGCGGCTCGCGCCGCCGGCGGGACCGGTGCGCGCCGAACTGGCCGTACCCGGCTCCAAGAGCGTGACCAACCGGGCTATCGTGCTGGCGGGCCTGGCCGAGGGCGTTTCCGAGCTCTCGGGCATCCTGAAGAGCGACGACGCCTGGTGGGCGCTGGCGGCGCTGCGCACGTTGGGGCTCGAGGTGGAGGTGGCGGGCGAGACCGCCCGCATCCGCGGCGGCGGCGGCCGCTGGCCCGTACGCGAGGCCGAGGTCTACGTGGGCGCGGCCGGAACCCTGGGCCGCTTCCTGCCGCCGGCGCTGGCCGTCGCGCCCGAGGGGCGCTGGCGGGTGCGCGCCAGCCGACGGATGAGCCAGCGCCCCATCGCCCCGCTGGTTGACGCCCTGCGCGCCCTGGGCGGCCAGGTGGACTACGCCGGCGAGGAGGGGCGCTTTCCGCTCGTCGTCCACGGCTCCGGGCTTGCCGGCGGCGAGGTGACGATTCCCGGCCACGTCTCCAGCCAGTTCACCAGCGGGGTGCTGCTGGCCGCGCCCTACGCCCGCGGGCCGGTGACCGTGCGGGTGGCCGGCGGGATGGTGCAACCGGCCTACGTGCAGATCACCCTGGCGATGATGCGGGCCTTCGGCGCCGAGGCGGAGGCCGACGCCGGCCTGAGCGCGATCCACGTCCGGCCCGGCCGCTACCGGGGGCAGGCCCTGGAGCTGGAGGCCGACGCCTCGAGCGCCGCCTACTTCTTCGCCCTGGCCGCAGCCAGCGGCGGTGAGGTGACGGTGACCAACATCGGCTCGGCCACCCTGCAGCCCGACCTGGGCTTCGTGTACGTGCTCGAGCGCATGGGGGCGCGGGTCGAGGTCGCGCCCACCCGCACCACCGTGTGCGGGCCCCAAAAGCTGCGCGGCGGCTTCGAGGTGAGCCTGAAGGCGATGAGCGACCAGACCCCCACCCTGGCCGCGCTCGCGGTTCTGGCCGACGCCCCGGTGACGATCACCGAGGTGGCCCACGTGCGCCACCACGAGTCCGACCGCATCGCTGTGATGGCGCGCGAGCTGGGGCGCCTGGGTCTCCGCACCGAAGAACGCGAGGACGGCCTCACCGTCTGGCCCGGCCGCCCACGCCCGGCCCGGCTCGACCCCCACGACGACCACCGCATCGCCATGGCACTCTCGCTGCTGGCGCTCGCCGCCCCCGGCCTCGAGATCGCCAACCCCGGCACCACCTCCAAGACCTTTCCCCGCTACTGGGACTACCTGGAACGCCTCGGTTTTCACGTGGAAGCGTTGTAA
- a CDS encoding 2-oxoacid:acceptor oxidoreductase subunit alpha yields the protein MSGMERPALDDFTWRVGGPQGGGIETAATLFARALARGGWWVSARREYHSNIMGRHSYLDVRAARRPTRAFFERVDLLAALDAETLVRHLGEVKPGGVLVYDPDAARRPLSKLAMLDGAAYERISRALGGGDPQVEKAVERFREAGVRLVPLALAPLAREVGEAVGADALTAKKTLNTVAVAASLALLGYPLELLDAATAAQFAAKPKVAELNRKVAAEVYRRVEPLAGAGLKPVGAPGERLYVNGSHASAMGKVAAGLGFMSYYPITPATDEPFYLEAHPEAGVVVVQVEDELAAVNMAIGASMAGARAALTTSGPGFALMAEALGFAGITETPLVVSLYQRGGPSTGLPTRTEQGDLRFALGAGHGDYPRAVLASASVEDAFADAALAMNLAARFQLPVVHLMDKYLASTTRTVEPFDVGAVEVDPGLAPPQAEGVFPRFSLAAEGGVSPRIPVGTEGAGYWITSDEHDEVGHITEDPELREAMMEKRAAKLAALAKWLGPGAMYRTHNPEAETLVLGWGSTEGVALEAMEGLDLGYVQVRFLLPFPDLDELLAGRRLVVLEYNQSGQFARLLAQETGRRPDHLIVKYNGRPMTLEEVRAAFETVLSGNAGERLVLRGGI from the coding sequence ATGAGCGGTATGGAACGTCCCGCACTGGACGACTTCACCTGGCGGGTGGGCGGTCCCCAGGGCGGCGGCATCGAGACCGCCGCCACCCTCTTCGCCCGGGCGCTGGCCCGGGGCGGCTGGTGGGTGAGCGCCCGCCGCGAGTACCACTCGAACATCATGGGGCGGCACAGCTACCTCGACGTGCGCGCGGCGCGAAGACCCACCCGGGCCTTCTTCGAGCGGGTGGACCTGCTGGCCGCGCTCGACGCCGAAACGCTGGTGCGGCACCTGGGCGAGGTGAAGCCCGGCGGCGTGCTCGTCTACGACCCGGACGCCGCGCGGCGGCCGCTATCCAAGCTGGCCATGCTCGACGGCGCGGCCTACGAGCGAATTTCGCGGGCGCTGGGCGGCGGCGACCCGCAGGTCGAGAAAGCGGTCGAACGCTTTCGCGAGGCCGGCGTGCGGCTGGTGCCGCTGGCGCTCGCGCCCCTGGCGCGCGAGGTGGGCGAGGCCGTGGGCGCCGACGCCCTCACCGCCAAGAAGACGCTCAACACCGTCGCCGTGGCCGCCTCGCTGGCGCTGCTCGGCTACCCGCTGGAGCTTTTGGACGCGGCGACGGCCGCCCAGTTCGCCGCCAAGCCCAAGGTGGCCGAGCTTAACCGCAAGGTGGCCGCCGAGGTCTACCGGCGGGTGGAGCCGCTCGCGGGCGCGGGGCTGAAACCCGTAGGCGCACCGGGAGAACGCCTCTACGTCAACGGCTCCCACGCCTCGGCGATGGGCAAGGTGGCGGCCGGGCTGGGCTTCATGAGCTACTACCCCATCACCCCGGCCACCGACGAGCCCTTCTACCTGGAAGCCCACCCCGAGGCGGGCGTGGTCGTCGTCCAGGTGGAAGACGAGCTGGCGGCGGTCAACATGGCCATCGGCGCCTCGATGGCGGGCGCACGGGCAGCGCTGACCACCAGCGGCCCCGGCTTCGCGCTGATGGCCGAGGCCCTGGGTTTCGCCGGCATCACCGAGACGCCGCTGGTCGTCAGCCTCTACCAGCGCGGCGGGCCCAGCACCGGCCTGCCGACGCGGACCGAGCAGGGCGACCTGCGCTTCGCCCTGGGCGCCGGCCACGGCGACTACCCGCGGGCGGTGCTGGCGAGCGCGAGCGTGGAGGACGCCTTCGCGGACGCGGCGCTGGCCATGAACCTGGCCGCCCGCTTCCAGCTGCCGGTGGTGCACCTGATGGACAAGTACCTGGCCTCGACCACACGCACGGTCGAGCCCTTCGACGTCGGCGCGGTGGAGGTCGACCCCGGCCTCGCACCCCCGCAGGCCGAGGGCGTCTTCCCGCGCTTTTCGCTCGCGGCCGAGGGGGGCGTCTCGCCGCGCATCCCGGTGGGCACGGAGGGCGCGGGCTACTGGATCACCTCCGACGAGCACGACGAGGTGGGCCACATCACCGAAGACCCCGAGCTGCGCGAGGCGATGATGGAAAAACGCGCCGCCAAGCTGGCCGCGCTCGCAAAGTGGCTGGGACCGGGGGCCATGTACCGGACCCACAACCCCGAGGCCGAAACCCTGGTGCTCGGCTGGGGGTCGACCGAAGGGGTGGCGCTGGAGGCGATGGAAGGGCTGGACCTGGGCTACGTACAGGTGCGCTTCCTGCTCCCCTTCCCCGACCTGGACGAGCTGCTTGCGGGCAGGCGGCTGGTGGTGCTCGAGTACAACCAGTCGGGGCAGTTCGCCCGCCTGCTGGCGCAGGAAACGGGCCGCAGACCCGACCACCTGATCGTCAAGTACAACGGCCGGCCGATGACCCTCGAAGAAGTGCGCGCCGCCTTCGAGACGGTGCTGTCCGGAAACGCCGGGGAGCGGCTGGTGCTCCGCGGCGGCATCTAG
- a CDS encoding PilW family protein, translated as MRRNGFTLIELMISMAVFGVILILTTNMIVKNQEIANRQIVAQQAREDARLALLRVSELFSGAAYIYPGSQTLTLPDGTSVTTGGQTLAMLLPWGSPYCNEGGSNPYDSTSSHRDLYCAVVYTLGNRSDYVGVLGENPKAGNRVLVEHLIKWVSWPVNTLPTRDFSGLSSSVGVVADAVVPTQTAVVYTANSLSQASRKPIDSLLLSAGDTSDPTNALALIDNVVVSLGIRYRGQPLQQERRNLFARAVPRSAPPGTGN; from the coding sequence ATGAGACGCAACGGCTTCACCCTGATCGAGCTGATGATCTCGATGGCGGTCTTCGGCGTCATCCTGATCCTCACCACCAACATGATCGTCAAGAACCAGGAGATCGCCAACCGCCAGATCGTGGCCCAGCAGGCCCGCGAGGACGCCCGCCTGGCGCTGCTGCGCGTCAGCGAGCTGTTCTCGGGCGCGGCCTACATCTACCCGGGCAGCCAGACGCTCACCCTGCCCGACGGCACCAGCGTCACCACCGGAGGCCAGACCCTGGCCATGCTGCTCCCCTGGGGCAGCCCCTACTGCAACGAAGGAGGAAGCAACCCCTACGACAGCACCAGCAGCCACCGCGACCTCTACTGCGCGGTGGTCTACACCCTGGGGAACCGCTCCGACTACGTCGGCGTCCTCGGCGAAAACCCCAAGGCGGGGAACCGGGTGCTCGTCGAACACCTGATCAAGTGGGTCAGCTGGCCGGTCAACACGCTCCCCACCCGCGACTTCTCGGGCCTGAGCTCCAGCGTCGGCGTGGTGGCGGACGCGGTGGTGCCGACGCAAACCGCCGTCGTCTATACGGCGAACTCGCTCTCGCAGGCCTCGCGAAAACCCATCGACTCGCTGCTGCTCTCAGCCGGCGACACCAGCGATCCCACGAACGCCCTGGCGCTGATCGACAACGTGGTGGTCAGCCTGGGCATCCGCTACCGCGGCCAGCCCCTGCAGCAGGAGCGGCGCAACCTCTTCGCCCGGGCCGTACCGCGCAGCGCACCGCCCGGCACCGGCAACTAA